The following coding sequences lie in one Steroidobacter denitrificans genomic window:
- the apbC gene encoding iron-sulfur cluster carrier protein ApbC yields the protein MSTQREAALRSAMETYTDPYLGIDLASAGAVKSVEIDGDRAVVLVTLCFPAGTYGTELAAALRERALGIEGIRQADIQVDWQIGSHAVKHNLKPIQGIRNIIVVASGKGGVGKSTTAANLALALAHEGAKVGLLDADIYGPSQPQMMGLSAERPSTTDQRSMVAPVAYGVKVMSVGFLVDVDQPMIWRGPMVTQALVQLLETTRWEELDYLVVDMPPGTGDTQLTLSQRVPVSGAIIVTTPQDIALLDARKGLRMFQKVEIPVLGIVENMSTHICSNCGHEEHIFGAGGGQRMAQQYGVALLAELPLDIRIREQTDGGKPTVVAEPDGPLARAYIELARRASAGLARSSLEGGAAFPSISIEDT from the coding sequence ATGAGCACACAGCGTGAAGCTGCCCTGCGCAGCGCGATGGAAACCTATACCGATCCCTACCTTGGCATCGACCTGGCAAGTGCCGGGGCGGTCAAGTCCGTCGAGATCGACGGCGATCGCGCGGTGGTGCTGGTGACGCTGTGCTTTCCGGCCGGGACGTACGGGACGGAACTGGCTGCCGCGCTCAGGGAGCGTGCATTGGGGATCGAGGGCATCCGCCAGGCCGATATCCAGGTCGATTGGCAGATCGGCTCGCATGCCGTCAAGCACAACCTGAAGCCGATACAAGGCATCCGCAATATCATCGTGGTCGCCTCGGGCAAGGGTGGAGTCGGCAAGTCGACCACGGCGGCGAATCTGGCGCTGGCGCTGGCGCACGAAGGCGCCAAGGTCGGCCTGCTGGATGCAGACATCTACGGGCCGAGTCAGCCGCAGATGATGGGACTGAGCGCCGAACGTCCCAGCACGACCGACCAGCGCAGCATGGTGGCGCCGGTCGCCTATGGGGTGAAAGTGATGTCGGTCGGGTTTCTGGTGGATGTCGACCAGCCGATGATCTGGCGCGGACCCATGGTGACTCAGGCGTTGGTGCAGTTGCTGGAGACGACTCGCTGGGAAGAGCTGGACTATCTGGTGGTGGACATGCCGCCGGGCACGGGCGATACGCAGCTTACGCTGTCGCAGCGGGTGCCCGTCAGCGGTGCGATCATTGTGACGACGCCCCAGGACATTGCACTGCTGGATGCCCGCAAGGGGCTGCGCATGTTCCAGAAGGTGGAGATACCCGTGTTGGGCATCGTGGAGAACATGAGCACGCATATATGCTCGAACTGCGGCCATGAAGAGCATATTTTCGGCGCCGGCGGCGGGCAGCGCATGGCGCAGCAGTACGGTGTGGCCTTGCTGGCCGAGCTGCCGCTGGATATTCGCATTCGCGAGCAGACCGACGGCGGCAAACCCACGGTCGTGGCCGAGCCCGACGGCCCGCTGGCGCGGGCATATATCGAGCTGGCACGACGGGCTTCCGCAGGTCTGGCGCGCAGCTCGCTGGAGGGCGGCGCGGCATTTCCCTCGATCAGCATCGAAGATACCTGA
- the dcd gene encoding dCTP deaminase, which produces MSIKSDRWIRRMAGQGMIEPFAADQVRTGKDGQRIVSYGTSSYGYDVRCASEFKIFTNINSTIVDPKNFESGTFVDLTAEVCIIPPNSFALARTVEYFRIPRNVLTICLGKSTYARCGIIVNVTPLEPEWEGHVTLEFSNTTPLPAKIYANEGVAQMLFLESDEVCETSYKDRGGKYQGQRGVTLPRT; this is translated from the coding sequence ATGAGCATCAAGTCCGATCGCTGGATTCGGCGCATGGCCGGACAAGGCATGATCGAACCGTTTGCGGCGGATCAGGTTCGGACGGGGAAGGATGGCCAGCGGATCGTATCCTATGGCACATCGAGCTACGGCTACGATGTGCGCTGCGCGAGCGAGTTCAAGATCTTCACGAATATCAATTCCACGATCGTCGATCCGAAAAACTTCGAATCAGGCACTTTCGTGGACCTGACCGCGGAAGTCTGCATCATTCCGCCGAACTCGTTCGCACTGGCGCGTACGGTCGAGTATTTCCGCATTCCGCGCAATGTATTGACGATCTGCCTGGGAAAGAGCACCTACGCGCGCTGCGGCATCATCGTCAACGTCACGCCCCTGGAACCGGAGTGGGAGGGGCATGTCACGCTGGAGTTCTCGAATACGACACCGCTGCCGGCGAAGATCTACGCGAACGAGGGAGTGGCGCAGATGCTGTTCCTGGAGTCCGATGAGGTTTGCGAGACCTCATACAAGGATCGTGGCGGCAAGTATCAGGGACAGCGCGGCGTCACCTTGCCGCGCACGTGA